The Arachis hypogaea cultivar Tifrunner chromosome 14, arahy.Tifrunner.gnm2.J5K5, whole genome shotgun sequence genome has a segment encoding these proteins:
- the LOC112795465 gene encoding toll/interleukin-1 receptor-like protein, with translation MAGSSSLSDEGAALSSHFKCDVFLSFRGHTRREFTDALYHALVNKRIETFRDRENLRTGEELEGALVEAIERSRMSIVILCDEYPTSKWCLDELVKIMECSHNGTKRPVLPVYYYVEESDVQYQLNEYAKAMTNHQEKGRYNH, from the coding sequence ATGGCAGGTTCCTCATCATTATCAGATGAAGGTGCAGCATTATCATCACATTTCAAGTGTGATGTTTTTCTGAGCTTCAGAGGCCACACAAGACGCGAATTCACAGACGCACTCTATCATGCTTTGGTCAACAAAAGAATCGAGACTTTCAGAGATAGAGAGAATCTGAGAACAGGCGAGGAACTGGAAGGTGCTCTTGTTGAAGCAATTGAAAGATCAAGGATGTCAATTGTTATACTGTGTGATGAGTATCCAACTTCCAAGTGGTGCCTTGATGAACTCGTCAAGATCATGGAGTGTTCCCACAACGGAACAAAGCGACCGGTGTTACCAGTTTATTACTATGTGGAAGAATCAGATGTGCAGTACCAGCTCAATGAATATGCAAAAGCCATGACTAATCATCAAGAaaaaggcagatacaatcactag
- the LOC112798105 gene encoding isoleucine N-monooxygenase 2-like: MESSLISSLLFWYLLLLLVGFITPFLKFLKHQITSKRKQTTLLPPGPKPWPIIGNLPEMLASKSASRWIHKIMSDLNTEIACIRLGNIHVIPITSPEIARELLTKQDSIFASRPMNWSSEHVSSGFLSTIAAPYGEQWKKMKRVMANELVSPRKLQWLQDKRVEEADNIVLYVYNQCNKNGGGLVDARIVARHYCGNIIRRLVFNSRNFGKGREDGGPGFEEVEHIDAIFTVLRYLFAFSISDYVACLRELDLDGHKKNLKMATKLIMKYHDPLIEDRVQQWKNGKRTCEEDLLDVLISLKDANDNPLLTVDEIKCQIMDMMIATVDNPSNAFEWGLAEMLNQPETLRKAVEELDTVVGKERQVQESDIPKLNYIKACAREVFRLHPIDDINATHVSMEDTFVANNTYFIPKGSHIVLRRQGIGQNPRIWEEPLKFKPERHLEKDNNNIDGFKNLSLNEPSLKLVTFSTGRRACPGINLGSTMTVMLFARMLHGFNWSVPPNETTIDLSEREEGTIKAKPLMAFATPRLPAEVYGVST; the protein is encoded by the exons ATGGAATCTTCTCTTATTAGCTCTCTACTATTTTGGTATCTCCTTCTCTTACTTGTTGGATTCATCACCCCATTTCTCAAATTCCTCAAACACCAAATAACTTCAAAACGCAAACAAACTACATTACTTCCTCCGGGACCAAAACCATGGCCTATAATTGGTAACCTACCTGAAATGCTAGCAAGCAAATCAGCATCTAGATGGATACATAAGATCATGAGTGATCTAAACACCGAAATCGCATGCATTCGTCTAGGTAACATTCATGTTATTCCCATCACTAGTCCTGAAATTGCTCGCGAATTATTGACAAAACAAGATTCAATTTTCGCGTCGAGGCCTATGAATTGGTCTAGTGAACATGTCTCAAGTGGGTTCTTGAGTACAATAGCAGCTCCCTATGGAGAACAATGGAAGAAAATGAAGAGAGTTATGGCCAATGAATTGGTGTCTCCAAGAAAACTTCAATGGCTACAAGACAAGAGGGTGGAGGAAGCCGACAACATCGTCCTCTATGTTTACAATCAATGCAACAAGAATGGTGGCGGTCTTGTGGATGCGAGGATTGTGGCACGACATTATTGTGGCAACATTATTAGAAG GTTGGTATTCAATTCAAGGAACTTTGGTAAAGGAAGGGAAGATGGAGGACCCGGATTTGAGGAGGTGGAACATATTGATGCAATTTTCACTGTTTTGAGATACCTCTTTGCATTCTCTATCTCTGATTATGTTGCATGCTTGAGAGAGCTTGACTTGGATGGTCATAAGAAGAACTTGAAGATGGCCACTAAGTTGATAATGAAGTATCATGATCCCTTAATTGAAGATAGGGTTCAGCAATGGAAGAATGGTAAAAGAACATGTGAAGAGGACTTGCTTGATGTTCTAATCTCATTGAAAGATGCAAATGATAATCCACTTTTGACTGTTGATGAAATTAAGTGTCAAATTATG GATATGATGATTGCAACCGTGGACAATCCATCGAATGCCTTTGAATGGGGACTCGCCGAGATGCTAAATCAGCCGGAGACGCTCCGAAAGGCGGTGGAGGAGTTAGATACCGTGGTTGGCAAGGAAAGACAAGTGCAAGAATCAGACATTCCAAAACTCAATTACATAAAAGCATGTGCAAGAGAAGTGTTTCGCCTTCATCCCATTGATGATATCAACGCTACCCATGTTTCCATGGAGGACACATTTGTTGCCAACAACACATACTTCATTCCAAAGGGTAGCCACATTGTTCTAAGACGGCAAGGAATCGGACAAAATCCAAGAATATGGGAAGAACCCTTGAAGTTTAAACCCGAACGCCATTTAGAAAAAGATAACAATAATATTGATGGGTTTAAGAATTTGAGTTTAAATGAGCCGAGTTTGAAGTTGGTTACTTTTAGCACCGGAAGACGGGCATGTCCCGGAATCAATCTTGGTTCTACCATGACCGTTATGTTGTTTGCTAGGATGTTGCATGGCTTCAATTGGAGTGTGCCACCCAATGAGACAACCATTGACCTCTCCGAAAGAGAAGAAGGTACCATAAAAGCAAAGCCACTCATGGCATTTGCAACACCGCGGTTGCCGGCGGAGGTTTATGGAGTTTCTACTTAA
- the LOC114927608 gene encoding disease resistance protein RUN1-like: MNSIPWGVIIDNIVEEVSRRLPSIPLYIDRPLGLDSQLEEAKSLLEVDSHAACFMLGIHGDGELRKFVLELYNEIRGHFKAGSFLSNVSEKTKRGGLEGLQKTLLSEMGEEVKTEIGSISRGSSEIRQRLGQKRVLLVLDDVDSIQPLESLAGAGDWFGPGSRIITTRRNDGVLDKHALKKGVEIKKFCFDEGEFEGMQSDDKQKRYVV; this comes from the exons ATGAATTCAAT ACCTTGGGGTGTGATTATTGACAACATTGTTGAAGAGGTCTCAAGGAGACTTCCTTCTATTCCTTTATATATTGATCGCCCACTTGGATTAGATTCTCAGCTTGAAGAGGCGAAATCACTTCTAGAGGTTGATTCTCATGCTGCCTGTTTCATGCTGGGAATTCATGGAGatggtgaactaagaaaatttgtTTTGGAGCTATATAATGAGATTAGAGGTCATTTTAAAGCTGGAAGTTTTCTTTCTAATGTtagtgaaaaaacaaaaagaggtGGCCTAGAAGGTCTGCAAAAAACACTTTTATCTGAGATGGGAGAGGAAGTGAAGACTGAGATAGGAAGCATATCCAGAGGATCCTCTGAAATTAGACAAAGGCTTGGCCAAAAGAGAGTTCTTCTAGTTTTGGATGATGTTGATAGCATACAACCATTGGAATCATTAGCAGGGGCAGGTGATTGGTTTGGTCCTGGTAGTAGGATCATTACAACAAGAAGAAATGATGGTGTACTAGATAAGCATGCATTAAAAAAGGGTGTTGAGATTAAGAAATTTTGCTTCGATGAAGGTGAATTCGAAGGCATGCAATCAGATGACAAACAAAAGAGGTATGTTGTGTAA
- the LOC112798107 gene encoding toMV susceptible protein tm-2-like, whose product MAASSSSSSSDPGATSSSHFKYDVFLSFRGYTRLRFTDALYHALINNGIDTFRDNDKLRIGKELEGALLEAIESSRMSILIPCDEYPTSKWCLDELVKIMECSENGRKRPVLPVYYYVERSDVQYQLNEYAKAMTAHEEKGRYNHKLEAWRSALSEVGKIYGQRCDQNTPFGMAINKIVEEVIKRLPPLPLYIHRPLGCDSELEEAKSLLQIGSSHACRLMLGIHGDGDLSQFVAELYNKIRCDFASASFLSGISKKTNASGGGLEDLQKTLLSEMKEKVKNKIGSTFSGSFEIKRRLGKKGVLLILDDVDNIQQLKSLAGEIDWFGPGSRIIITTRYEDVLDEHAGVDIKKYRFDEGEFEGNGGSSTMMEENVVGLEEDFNVIINQLKEEDSARNVVSIVGMGGLGKTTLARKVYNSDEARELFPCRAWATVSKECMPTEVFKELLKCLKVPEADYENAGEEKLKDMVRKRLNGKKYLVVLDDVWEANVWDKLKGPLPDNNNGSMILVTTRNDQMANYTRSKEPHHQLHLLDEDQSWEMFRNKVFGREECPPPLELIGRSIAFESCKGLPLAIKTIAGIVAKKERSEDAWEEIKNLLPYWSVAEDKEGEEMMKILKYSYDDLSEKMKPCFLYLGVFLEDAEILVRDLIQLWMSEDFIKPIQTGRRLIEPEDIGEQYLKELVDRNLVQVVKRRSDGKGVKACQIHDLIRDLCILVSNDNPDNSNNARTFTFSRSEGSYACSVTCNHSSTCSLFVYGDVDGWSHHIPEGCPVNVLYLNGFDGLPNEKNAEDLERLKSLKFLKMDCLVLHRLFKLQSLQTIQVNCIWKPKKISVDEGLKQMRHFRCPGLGGEQLLLDERVKERMQNFQTLCYVYADSQLGLLLNNGYFPNLRTLGLLISEDECQLVDENLRSLLRLSELRKLKLVFLNVFERVPLGKIRFPSNLTKIVLACKDFNDQDMNALGRIRSLQILKLHQIICEQYVLNCGGAGSFPQLQVLIMIGVSVSSVTLEAGAMSRLRSAVFRQCLGLTLQSLPERMLSLEFDLHFIEPDSDDDDERRRRLR is encoded by the exons ATGGCTGcttcgtcatcatcatcatcatcagatccAGGTGCAACATCGTCATCACATTTCAAGTATGATGTTTTTCTGAGCTTTAGAGGCTACACAAGACTCAGATTCACAGACGCACTCTATCATGCTTTGATCAACAACGGAATCGACACCTTCAGAGATAACGACAAGCTGAGAATAGGCAAGGAGCTGGAAGGTGCTCTTCTAGAAGCAATTGAAAGTTCAAGGATGTCAATTCTTATACCGTGTGATGAGTATCCAACCTCCAAGTGGTGCCTTGATGAACTCGTCAAGATCATGGAATGTTCGGAGAATGGTAGGAAGCGACCGGTGTTACCAGTGTACTACTATGTGGAAAGATCAGATGTGCAGTACCAGCTCAACGAATATGCAAAAGCCATGACTGCTCATGAAGAaaaaggcagatacaatcacaaGTTGGAAGCATGGAGGTCAGCCTTGTCTGAAGTAGGCAAGATTTATGGTCAACGCTGTGATCAGAATAC ACCATTTGGTATGGCTATTAACAAGATTGTCGAAGAGGTCATAAAAAGACTTCCTCCTTTGCCTCTGTATATTCACCGTCCACTTGGATGTGATTCTGAACTTGAAGAGGCAAAATCACTTCTACAGATTGGTTCATCTCATGCTTGCCGTTTGATGCTGGGAATTCATGGAGATGGTGACCTAAGTCAATTTGTTGCGGAGTTGTATAACAAGATTAGGTGTGACTTTGCATCTGCAAGTTTTCTTTCCGGTATCAGTAAGAAAACAAATGCAAGTGGCGGTGGCCTAGAAGATCTACAAAAAACGCTTCTTTCTGAGATGAAAGAGAAGGTAAAGAATAAGATCGGAAGCACATTCAGTGGATCTTTTGAAATAAAACGAAGACTAGGCAAAAAAGGAGTTCTTCTGATTTTGGATGATGTTGATAATATACAACAACTGAAATCACTAGCTGGAGAAATCGATTGGTTTGGTCCTGGCAGTAGGATCATCATAACAACAAGATATGAAGATGTGCTAGATGAGCATGCTGGTGTTGATATTAAGAAATATCGCTTCGATGAAGGTGAATTCGAAGGCAACGGAGGAAGCTCTACTATGATGGAAGAAAATGTAGTGGGATTGGAGGAAGACTTCAATGTAATAAttaatcaactcaaagaagaagATTCTGCTAGGAATGTTGTTTCCATTGTTGGCATGGGTGGGTTGGGCAAGACTACCCTTGCCCGAAAGGTCTACAATAGCGATGAGGCCAGAGAGCTATTTCCTTGCCGCGCATGGGCAACCGTTTCCAAAGAGTGCATGCCAACGGAAGTTTTCAAAGAACTTCTCAAGTGTTTGAAGGTACCCGAAGCTGACTATGAAAATGCAGGTGAAGAGAAGTTGAAAGATATGGTGAGAAAACGTTTGAATGGGAAAAAGTATTTGGTAGTGCTTGACGATGTATGGGAAGCAAACGTATGGGACAAGCTAAAGGGTCCTTTACCGGATAACAACAATGGCAGCATGATACTAGTAACTACTCGTAATGATCAAATGGCGAATTATACAAGGTCAAAGGAGCCTCACCACCAACTACACTTGTTGGATGAAGATCAAAGTTGGGAAATGTTTCGCAATAAGGTGTTTGGCAGAGAAGAGTGTCCTCCTCctttagagcttattggaagatCAATTGCTTTCGAAAGCTGCAAAGGTTTACCATTGGCTATCAAAACCATAGCCGGGATTGTCGCGAAGAAGGAGAGATCAGAGGATGCATGGGAAGAAATCAAGAACCTGCTCCCTTACTGGTCTGTTGCTGAAGACAAGGAAGGTGAAGAGATGATGAAGATATTGAAGTATAGCTACGATGATCTGTCTGAGAAAATGAAGCCATGCTTCCTATATCTTGGTGTGTTTCTTGAAGATGCAGAGATTCTGGTGAGAGACTTAATCCAACTTTGGATGTCAGAAGACTTCATAAAGCCAATCCAAACTGGAAGAAGATTGATAGAACCTGAAGATATTGGTGAGCAATACTTGAAGGAGCTGGTGGATCGTAACTTGGTACAGGTTGTGAAGAGGAGGAGTGATGGCAAAGGCGTGAAAGCATGTCAGATCCACGACCTCATCCGCGATCTGTGCATATTGGTGAGTAACGACAACCCTGATAACAGTAACAATGCTCGCACGTTTACCTTTTCCAGGAGCGAAGGATCCTATGCATGTTCGGTAACATGTAATCATTCAAGCACTTGTTCCTTGTTCGTTTATGGAGATGTCGACGGGTGGTCACATCATATTCCAGAAGGTTGCCCAGTTAATGTGCTATATTTGAATGGATTCGATGGGTTACCAAATGAAAAGAATGCTGAGGACTTGGAGAGGTTGAAAAGCCTCAAGTTCTTGAAAATGGATTGTCTTGTTCTACATCGGTTATTTAAGCTTCAGAGTTTACAAACAATACAAGTAAATTGCATTTGGAAGCCAAAGAAAATAAGTGTTGATGAGGGGTTAAAGCAAATGAGACATTTTCGTTGCCCCGGGCTCGGTGGTGAGCAGTTGTTGTTAGATGAAAGGGTAAAAGAGAGAATGCAGAATTTCCAAACCCTGTGTTATGTTTATGCAGATTCACAATTAGGGCTCCTACTCAACAATGGCTACTTTCCCAACTTGAGAACACTGGGTTTACTGATAAGTGAAGACGAATGTCAATTAGTAGACGAAAACTTGAGGAGCCTGCTCCGCCTAAGCGAGCTACGTAAACTGAAACTTGTTTTTCTTAACGTCTTTGAAAGAGTTCCATTAGGTAAAATTAGATTTCCGTCAAATCTTACCAAGATTGTCTTGGCTTGTAAGGATTTCAATGACCAAGACATGAATGCTTTGGGACGGATTCGAAgccttcaaattttaaaattacatcaAATAATATGTGAGCAATATGTCCTTAATTGTGGTGGGGCTGGGAGCTTTCCGCAGCTTCAAGTGTTAATCATGATAGGTGTGAGTGTCTCAAGTGTTACATTAGAAGCTGGTGCGATGTCTAGACTTCGAAGTGCTGTCTTTCGTCAGTGCTTAGGCTTGACGTTGCAGTCCCTTCCTGAACGAATGCTTTCCCTTGAATTTGACTTGCATTTTATTGAACCtgattctgatgatgatgatgagagacGACGACGACTACGATGA
- the LOC112798106 gene encoding putative disease resistance RPP13-like protein 3 produces the protein MADDGAAGVASSSLPAPWLWATSSLSSEGGMYDVFLNFRGEDTRFLFTDYLYHGLADVKKLQVFRDDPGLELGDAIKPTLMEAIKRSRIHIVVMSENYVSSSWCLLELEQMLKYSNNGTKRPVFPVFYRVKPAEVRYQISTKSKEAMKKHEARENKEKADAWKLALSTVCGLSGEHIVEKGDHYETAVVGKIAEQVSAKLLEIRQQLNRFDSQFGVVESLLNLESCDTVGVVGIYEDPKIGKSYITTFAFELYYKIKYKFQTAAFLVDVSTLLRKTTDDNRVEIFRQELLSDMVGKKMHELKHEKMLLVLEGVDSKEHLELLVGMRMGIGDWFGGGSRIMIATENRNLFEDCPAVMNGVKVEKHCIREGEFGKEKIVKEKKVVGFVKEFIDVINQLKEEDPKGRNVVSIVGMGGSGKTTLAKKIYDSNEVSEVFSFRAWVTVSKDYTEKEIFSTLFRSLKPSKPIPEEEGKLKKEVRSCFTKLNEESTKYLVVLDDVWDTQLCHNLKDYLLPNNNNGSRILVTTRNHEVANRARSKEPHSKLLRLNEEESWRLFCNEVFCGEDCPPDLEPIGKSIVESCKGLPLAIITIAGVVAKKEEEEWGDIEKLIPHWDVDDDIIRMKNILKTSYDDLHENLKPCFLYLGVFPEDYNINVTELIRLWMAEGFIQVRETGTSKAPPQPEDVGRKYLKDLVDRNLVQVTKRKSDGKGVKTCQIHDLFRDLCIEQSNAQSIRRLSFTRKGKYYACSVICNQSSICSLFVYGIDVDWSSDTPENLQSINVLHFETVGGKDPRVNFKELIHLKYLRIYKPVVPIRIGEYKELMHLNCRGGVKLQADREGPNNILQNLQSLSYVRPDSVLESLIKNGCFPNLNTLGLLLYSEDKQGGRTEVLKKLGDLRNLRNLKLHFDHMMKYYNTPALLMDEMEFLSNLTKITLEGAWGFNSSDMAALGRIANLKTLKLNGGLVSPNRLISCGDAGSFPKLEMFHMIDMYFLQCLALEEGVMPCLQRVVISHCGDLREIPERLLSLSNLRHLHDDIWEEADNASNKYELRRTSTSS, from the exons ATGGCCGATGATGGAGCGGCCGGGGTGGCGTCTTCCTCGTTGCCGGCACCGTGGTTGTGGGCGACGTCATCCTTATCATCAGAAGGAGGCATGTATGATGTTTTTCTGAACTTTAGAGGCGAGGACACAAGGTTCTTATTCACAGATTATCTCTATCATGGCCTGGCCGATGTAAAAAAACTGCAAGTATTCAGGGATGATCCGGGTCTGGAACTAGGTGACGCAATTAAACCTACTCTGATGGAAGCCATTAAAAGATCTAGGATTCATATTGTTGTGATGAGTGAAAACTATGTGTCTTCTTCATGGTGCCTCCTGGAACTAGAGCAGATGCTCAAGTACTCCAACAATGGAACAAAACGTCCCGTTTTTCCAGTTTTTTATCGCGTGAAGCCTGCAGAAGTGAGATATCAGATTAGCACCAAATCTAAGGAAGCCATGAAGAAACATGAAGCAAGAGAAAACAAAGAGAAGGCGGATGCGTGGAAGTTGGCTTTATCTACAGTTTGCGGGTTAAGTGGAGAACACATTGTTGAGAAGGGAGATCA TTATGAAACAGCGGTCGTAGGCAAGATTGCTGAACAAGTCTCTGCAAAACTTCTAGAGATCAGGCAACAATTAAACAGATTTGATTCTCAATTTGGAGTGGTTGAATCACTTTTGAACCTTGAATCTTGTGATACTGTCGGTGTGGTGGGAATTTATGAAGATCCTAAAATAGGCAAAAGTTACATAACAACATTTGCTTTTGAGCTATACTATAAGATCAAATATAAGTTCCAAACAGCAGCTTTTCTTGTTGATGTTAGTACACTTCTAAGGAAAACCACGGATGACAATCGCGTGGAAATTTTCCGACAGGAGCTTCTTTCTGATATGGTTGGGAAGAAGATGCATGAGTTGAAGCATGAAAAGATGCTCCTGGTTCTAGAAGGGGTTGATAGTAAAGAGCATTTggagttgctagtgggaatgagaATGGGAATAGGTGATTGGTTTGGTGGTGGTAGTAGGATCATGATAGCTACAGAAAACAGAAATCTCTTTGAGGATTGTCCTGCTGTGATGAATGGTGTTAAGGTTGAGAAACATTGCATACGTGAAGGTGAATTCGGGAAGGAAAAGATTGTGAAGGAGAAGAAGGTAGTGGGATTTGTGAAAGAATTCATCGATGTTATtaatcaactgaaggaagaagatccaaaggggagGAATGTTGTTTCCATTGTTGGCATGGGTGGGTCGGGCAAGACAACCCTTGCTAAAAAGATCTATGATAGCAATGAGGTCAGCGAGGTATTCTCTTTCCGTGCATGGGTAACTGTTTCCAAAGATTACACGGAAAAGGAAATTTTCTCAACTCTTTTTCGTTCTCTGAAGCCATCCAAACCTATacctgaagaagaaggaaagttGAAGAAGGAGGTGAGAAGTTGTTTCACTAAGTTGAATGAGGAAAGTACAAAGTATTTGGTAGTGCTGGATGATGTGTGGGACACTCAACTGTGCCACAATCTAAAAGATTATCTTCTACCAAATAACAATAATGGCAGCAGGATATTGGTGACTACACGAAATCATGAAGTGGCAAACCGTGCAAGGTCCAAGGAACCTCACAGTAAACTGCTCCGGTTGAATGAAGAAGAAAGTTGGAGATTGTTTTGCAACGAGGTGTTTTGTGGAGAAGATTGTCCTCCTGATTTAGAGCCTATTGGTAAATCAATTGTAGAAAGTTGCAAGGGTTTACCATTGGCTATCATAACCATAGCTGGGGTTGTcgcaaagaaggaagaagaagagtgggGAGACATTGAGAAACTAATTCCTCATTGGGATGTTGATGATGATATCATCCGGATGAAGAACATATTGAAGACAAGCTATGATGATTTACATGAAAATCTGAAGCCGTGCTTTCTGTATCTTGGGGTCTTTCCAGAAGATTACAATATAAATGTGACGGAATTAATCAGACTATGGATGGCAGAAGGCTTCATACAAGTAAGAGAAACTGGAACATCAAAGGCACCACCACAGCCTGAAGATGTTGGTAGGAAATACTTGAAGGATTTAGTGGATCGTAACTTGGTACAAGTGACAAAGAGAAAGAGTGACGGGAAAGGCGTGAAAACATGCCAGATCCACGATCTCTTCCGGGATCTGTGCATAGAACAGAGCAATGCACAGAGCATTCGTAGATTATCCTTTACTCGCAAGGGTAAATACTATGCTTGTTCAGTAATATGTAATCAATCGAGCATttgttccttgtttgtttatggaATTGATGTGGATTGGTCAAGTGATACTCCGGAAAACTTACAATCAATTAATGTGCTACATTTTGAGACAGTTGGTGGTAAAGATCCAAGGGTGAATTTCAAGGAGTTGATCCACCTAAAGTACCTGAGAATATACAAACCGGTGGTACCCATAAGAATTGGGGAGTATAAGGAGCTGATGCATCTTAATTGTCGAGGTGGTGTGAAGCTACAAGCAGACAGAGAAGGACCAAATAACATATTACAAAATCTCCAAAGCCTAAGCTATGTGCGTCCTGATTCAGTACTAGAAAGCCTCATAAAGAATGGATGCTTTCCCAACTTGAACACATTGGGTTTGTTATTGTATTCAGAGGACAAGCAAGGAGGTAGGACTGAAGTACTAAAGAAACTGGGCGACCTAAGGAATCTACGCAACCTGAAATTACACTTTGATCACATGATGAAATATTACAATACGCCAGCACTTTTAATGGATGAAATGGAATTTCTGTCAAATCTCACCAAGATCACTTTGGAGGGTGCTTGGGGTTTCAACTCCAGCGACATGGCTGCTCTAGGACGGATTGCCAACCTCAAAACTTTAAAATTGAATGGGGGATTAGTATCGCCGAATAGGCTTATTAGTTGTGGTGATGCTGGGAGTTTTCCAAAGCTAGAAATGTTTCACATGATAGATATGTACTTTCTCCAATGTCTTGCACTAGAAGAAGGTGTGATGCCTTGTCTTCAACGCGTGGTCATCTCTCATTGCGGTGATTTGAGGGAGATTCCTGAACGGCTGTTGTCCTTGAGTAACTTACGCCATCTGCATGATGATATTTGGGAAGAAGCTGATAATGCCTCCAACAAGTATGAGCTCAGGAGAACTTCAACATCGTCATAG